The Elgaria multicarinata webbii isolate HBS135686 ecotype San Diego chromosome 1, rElgMul1.1.pri, whole genome shotgun sequence genome has a window encoding:
- the KCTD20 gene encoding BTB/POZ domain-containing protein KCTD20 isoform X1, whose amino-acid sequence MGSHFELRTSQMSINRASGMERLNNLESPQLSENVTAVIRDLGESNVKQGGQTVNIPPLCRNHAGGKRNPDYHPASEQFGNSCNCLNSSVQVQAPEKVTLVVDGTRFVVNPQIFTAHPDTMLGRMFGPGREYNFTRPNEKGEYEIAEGISSTVFRTVLDYYKTGIVNCPDGISIPDLRDTCDYLCINFDFNTIKCQDLSALLHELSNDGAHKQFDCYLEELILPIMVGSAQKGERECHIVVLTDEDIVDWDEDYPPPMGEEYSQILYSSKLYRFFKYIENRDVAKTVLKERGLKNIRIGIEGYPTCKEKVKRRPGGRSEVIYNYVQRPFIQMSWEKEEGKSRHVDFQCVRSKSLTNLVVGEDVAEDQEAVLHHPPQVDELDRLNAPFSQMNPNDPAE is encoded by the exons ATGGGCAGTCATTTTGAATTGCGGACTTCCCAAATGAGTATTAATCGTGCCTCTGGAATGGAAAGGTTGAACAATCTAGAATCTCCTCAGTTGAGTGAAAACGTAACTGCTGTAATCCGTGATCTGGGTGAAAGCAATGTGAAACAGGGTGGCCAAACTGTTAACATTCCTCCACTATGCAGAAATCATG caggggggaaaagaaatccaGACTACCATCCTGCCTCAGAACAGTTTGGAAACAGTTGTAATTGCTTGAACAGCAGTGTACAAGTCCAAGCACCAGAGAAAGTGACTCTTGTTGTAGATGGCACTAGATTTGTGGTAAATCCCCAGATTTTCACCGCTCATCCTGATACAATGttgggaag AATGTTTGGACCAGGACGAGAATATAACTTTACTCGGCCAAACGAGAAGGGTGAATATGAAATTGCAGAAGGCATCAGCTCAACTGTCTTCCGGACTGTGCTG GATTATTACAAAACTGGAATCGTTAACTGCCCTGATGGGATTTCTATTCCTGATCTCAGAGACACATGCGACTATCTTTGTATCAACTTTGACTTCAACACAATCAAGTGTCAGGATTTAA GTGCATTGTTGCATGAACTGTCTAATGATGGGGCTCACAAGCAGTTTGATTGCTATCTGGAAGAGCTCATCCTGCCTATAATGGTGGGCAGTGCCCAGAAAGGAGAACGCGAGTGTCACATTGTGGTATTAACTGATGAAGACATTGTGGACTGGGATGAAGACTATCCACCACCGATGGGAGAGGAATACTCACAAA TTCTCTATAGTTCGAAGCTCTACAGATTCTTCAAATACATTGAGAATCGGGATGTTGCAAAAACTGTTTTGAAAGAACGTGGCTTGAAAAATATTCGAATTGGCATTGAAG GTTACCCAACCTGTAAAGAGAAAGTGAAGAGGAGACCTGGAGGGCGCTCCGAAGTCATTTATAACTATGTGCAACGCCCATTCATCCAGATGTCTTgggaaaaggaagaagggaagagcCGCCATGTTGATTTCCAGTGTGTCAGAAGTAAATCTCTAACAAACCTTGTGGTTGGTGAAGATGTAGCAGAAGATCAGGAGGCTGTGCTACACCACCCTCCCCAGGTGGATGAACTTGATAGATTAAATGCACCATTTTCTCAAATGAATCCTAATGATCCTGCAGAGTAG
- the KCTD20 gene encoding BTB/POZ domain-containing protein KCTD20 isoform X2: MGSHFELRTSQMSINRASGMERLNNLESPQLSENVTAVIRDLGESNVKQGGQTVNIPPLCRNHGGKRNPDYHPASEQFGNSCNCLNSSVQVQAPEKVTLVVDGTRFVVNPQIFTAHPDTMLGRMFGPGREYNFTRPNEKGEYEIAEGISSTVFRTVLDYYKTGIVNCPDGISIPDLRDTCDYLCINFDFNTIKCQDLSALLHELSNDGAHKQFDCYLEELILPIMVGSAQKGERECHIVVLTDEDIVDWDEDYPPPMGEEYSQILYSSKLYRFFKYIENRDVAKTVLKERGLKNIRIGIEGYPTCKEKVKRRPGGRSEVIYNYVQRPFIQMSWEKEEGKSRHVDFQCVRSKSLTNLVVGEDVAEDQEAVLHHPPQVDELDRLNAPFSQMNPNDPAE, encoded by the exons ATGGGCAGTCATTTTGAATTGCGGACTTCCCAAATGAGTATTAATCGTGCCTCTGGAATGGAAAGGTTGAACAATCTAGAATCTCCTCAGTTGAGTGAAAACGTAACTGCTGTAATCCGTGATCTGGGTGAAAGCAATGTGAAACAGGGTGGCCAAACTGTTAACATTCCTCCACTATGCAGAAATCATG gggggaaaagaaatccaGACTACCATCCTGCCTCAGAACAGTTTGGAAACAGTTGTAATTGCTTGAACAGCAGTGTACAAGTCCAAGCACCAGAGAAAGTGACTCTTGTTGTAGATGGCACTAGATTTGTGGTAAATCCCCAGATTTTCACCGCTCATCCTGATACAATGttgggaag AATGTTTGGACCAGGACGAGAATATAACTTTACTCGGCCAAACGAGAAGGGTGAATATGAAATTGCAGAAGGCATCAGCTCAACTGTCTTCCGGACTGTGCTG GATTATTACAAAACTGGAATCGTTAACTGCCCTGATGGGATTTCTATTCCTGATCTCAGAGACACATGCGACTATCTTTGTATCAACTTTGACTTCAACACAATCAAGTGTCAGGATTTAA GTGCATTGTTGCATGAACTGTCTAATGATGGGGCTCACAAGCAGTTTGATTGCTATCTGGAAGAGCTCATCCTGCCTATAATGGTGGGCAGTGCCCAGAAAGGAGAACGCGAGTGTCACATTGTGGTATTAACTGATGAAGACATTGTGGACTGGGATGAAGACTATCCACCACCGATGGGAGAGGAATACTCACAAA TTCTCTATAGTTCGAAGCTCTACAGATTCTTCAAATACATTGAGAATCGGGATGTTGCAAAAACTGTTTTGAAAGAACGTGGCTTGAAAAATATTCGAATTGGCATTGAAG GTTACCCAACCTGTAAAGAGAAAGTGAAGAGGAGACCTGGAGGGCGCTCCGAAGTCATTTATAACTATGTGCAACGCCCATTCATCCAGATGTCTTgggaaaaggaagaagggaagagcCGCCATGTTGATTTCCAGTGTGTCAGAAGTAAATCTCTAACAAACCTTGTGGTTGGTGAAGATGTAGCAGAAGATCAGGAGGCTGTGCTACACCACCCTCCCCAGGTGGATGAACTTGATAGATTAAATGCACCATTTTCTCAAATGAATCCTAATGATCCTGCAGAGTAG